GCACGCCGGCTCGCTCGACCGGGTGTTCATCACCGGCGGACTGAGCACCATCACTCGACCGGCGGACGAGGTGTACGCGCTCTGCTACGACAAGATGCGCTCCGCATCGGAGCGGTACTACCGCCGCTTCCCCGAGCATCGCGATGTCATGCGCAGGCTCGTCGACCTCGCGGATGCCGGACGCATCGTGCTCCCCGACGGCGAGGTCGTGTCGCGTTCGCGCCTGCGGTCGGTGGGGTCGGCGCTCGGCACGAACGACGGCTGGCAGACGCTGTGGTCGCTGCTCGAGAGCGATCCTTCGTCGAACGCCTTCCGCCACGATCTGCAGCACGCCATGCCGTTCACCGGCCGCAATCCGCTGTACTTCGTGTTCCACGAGTCGAGTTACGCGAGCGGGCAGGCGACGCGGTGGTCCGCCGAGCGTGTGGAGCCCGCGGACTTCGCCGACGACGTCACGCTCTTCACGGGCGAGCACATCCGGCGGGAATGGGCGGAGACCGTTCCCGCGTTCCGCCCGTGGCGGGAGGTCGCACTCGAGCTCGCCGAGTTCGAATGGCCGCGGATCTACGACCCCGACGCGATCGCCTCATCCGACGCCCGTGGGGCCGCCGCCGTGTACGCGAACGACGTCTACGTGCCCCTCGAGTTCTCACTCGAAACCGCGAGGCTCCTCCCCGACGTGCATCTCTGGGTCACCAGCGAGCACGAGCACAACGGACTGCGCTCCGGCCCGGTCCTGTCGCGGCTGATCGACCTCGCGCACGGCCGCCGCATCCGTTGACGAGGCTGCGGCACAGACGCACGGGCACGGGTACGGAGATCATCCGTCCGGTGGATGCCCTCATCGGCGGCACCGCGTAGCCTGGGCGCATGAGGGATGTGATGGCGTGGGCCGCCGTCGCCCTCGTGCTCGGCACCGGGCCCGTGCTGTTCGTGATCGGCATGATGCACATGTTCTCGCGCAAACCCGTGGAGAAGAAGTACGAGCACGCGGCGAACGGCGGCCTGGTCGGCGTGTTCGACGCGGTGTGGTCGCCCTCCGCGCACGAGGCGGCTGTCGAGCGCGATCGGCAGACGAAGCGCGCGGGACCGGCGCCGACGCCGGGCGACCCGCCGTGGACCATCGAACGCGGTCGCATCACCCTGGACCTCTGACACGCGGTGTCTGCTGACACGCGGTGTCTGCGCTGCGGCCGGAAACGCAGAAGGCCCCGCCCCTCGGGAACGAGAAGCGGGGCCTTCGGCGCATGGCTTACTTGGAGCCGAAATTCTTGAAGCGCTGGTTGAACTTCTCGACGCGACCAGCCGAGTCCATGATGCGCTGCTTGCCCGTGTAGAACGGGTGAGACGCCGAGGAGATCTCGACATCGATGACGGGGTACTCCACGCCGTCCAGCTCGATGGTCTTGTCGCTGGTGACGGTCGAACGGGTGAGGAACGTCTCGCCCGAGCCGAGGTCGCGGAACACGACGGGCTGGTAGTCGGGGTGAATGTCAGTCTTCATGGGATTCCTTACGTGGCGCCCTGGATTCTGCCAGGGACGAGGGAAGTCTGCGGTGCAGAGAGCACCAAGGATCGATTCTAGCAGACCCGATCAGGATGCCGCGCGTGCGGCGAAGCGCCCGCCGTCCGACGTCAGGCTGATCGGCAGGCCGAAGGTCTCGCTCAGCGACTCCGACGTCAGGCTCTCCTCGATCGGCCCAGCGGAGACGACGGCGCCGTCGCGCAGCAGCATGACGTGCGTGAAGCCGACGGGGATCTCTTCGACGTGGTGCGTGACCATGACCATGGCCGGCGTCGTCGGCGAGGACGCATAGCCGCTGAGCAGCGCCAGCAGCTCTTCTCGCGAGCCGAGGTCGAGCGAGGCCGTCGGCTCGTCGAGCAGCAGCAGCTCGGGATCGGTCATGACCGCGCGGGCGATCTGCACGCGCTTCTGCTCGCCGTCGCTGAGCGTTCCGAACGTACGCTCCGCGAGGTGCTCCAGGCGCCACTCGGCGAGCACGCGGAGGGCGCGGCGCTCGTCGATGTCCTCGTAATCCTCGTTCCAGCGTCCCAGCACCGAGTACGCGGCGGTCAGCACGGCGTTCAGCACGGTCTCGTCTCGCGGCACGCGCTTCGCCATGGCCGACGACGCGAAGCCGATGCGGGGGCGCACCTCGAAGACGTCGGTGCGGCCGAGCGTCTCGCCGAGCACGGCGACAGTGCCGGTTGTCGGATGCATGAGCGTGTCGGCGAGCTGCAGGAGCGTGGTCTTCCCGGCCCCGTTCGGTCCGAGGATCACCCACCGCTGGTCGTCCGCGACCTGCCAGGTCACGTGATCGATGATGTTGCGCCCCTCACGGCGCACGACGACGTCGGTGAATTCCAGAGCGCTCGACATGCAGCCAGCCTATCGGCTCAGGCGGTGAGCTCCGCGTAGAGCGCGCGGGTGGTGTCGGCGATCGACGCCCAGCTGAACTGCTCCGTCGCCCTGGCCCTTCCCGCCTCGCCGTACTGACGCGCGCGCTCCGGGTCGGACACGACCTCGGTGAGCACCGCGGCGAGGTCGGCGACATACCGCTCGGGGTCGACCGGAGTGCCCGTTCCG
This Microbacterium sp. XT11 DNA region includes the following protein-coding sequences:
- a CDS encoding type B 50S ribosomal protein L31; translation: MKTDIHPDYQPVVFRDLGSGETFLTRSTVTSDKTIELDGVEYPVIDVEISSASHPFYTGKQRIMDSAGRVEKFNQRFKNFGSK
- a CDS encoding ABC transporter ATP-binding protein, with amino-acid sequence MSSALEFTDVVVRREGRNIIDHVTWQVADDQRWVILGPNGAGKTTLLQLADTLMHPTTGTVAVLGETLGRTDVFEVRPRIGFASSAMAKRVPRDETVLNAVLTAAYSVLGRWNEDYEDIDERRALRVLAEWRLEHLAERTFGTLSDGEQKRVQIARAVMTDPELLLLDEPTASLDLGSREELLALLSGYASSPTTPAMVMVTHHVEEIPVGFTHVMLLRDGAVVSAGPIEESLTSESLSETFGLPISLTSDGGRFAARAAS
- a CDS encoding alpha/beta fold hydrolase codes for the protein MSTTVRRLLDLTLEEHTITVPLVWADPTDRRTIDVFARVVSREGGDELPYLVFLQGGPGHEAPRPFHSSTSPAWLDEALAHYRVVLLDQRGTGRSTPVGDDDLSRGASAVAEHLTHLRADSIVRDCEALREHLGATTWSVLGQSFGGFTTLAYLSTHAGSLDRVFITGGLSTITRPADEVYALCYDKMRSASERYYRRFPEHRDVMRRLVDLADAGRIVLPDGEVVSRSRLRSVGSALGTNDGWQTLWSLLESDPSSNAFRHDLQHAMPFTGRNPLYFVFHESSYASGQATRWSAERVEPADFADDVTLFTGEHIRREWAETVPAFRPWREVALELAEFEWPRIYDPDAIASSDARGAAAVYANDVYVPLEFSLETARLLPDVHLWVTSEHEHNGLRSGPVLSRLIDLAHGRRIR